In Palaemon carinicauda isolate YSFRI2023 chromosome 14, ASM3689809v2, whole genome shotgun sequence, the following proteins share a genomic window:
- the LOC137653855 gene encoding UPF0538 protein C2orf76-like: protein MSGDLDSQSTITVRLIRSFEHRNIRNLVLHNVDLEQTVDEFMELVKEKIRSPSNLPPPFRNYAFDTFKIETQAHGFKTNDPVINREDDAKLILRGELSLKSCGVKHETEINFFKKEDYLKYKENPVLIW from the coding sequence ATGTCCGGTGATCTTGATTCCCAGTCGACAATTACTGTGCGCCTTATTCGTTCGTTTGAACACCGCAACATCAGGAATTTGGTTTTGCACAATGTGGATCTTGAACAGACTGTAGACGAATTTATGGAGCTGGTAAAGGAAAAGATAAGATCACCGTCAAACCTCCCTCCTCCTTTTCGAAATTATGCTTTCGATACATTCAAGATTGAAACTCAAGCCCATGGCTTCAAGACAAACGACCCAGTCATAAACCGAGAAGATGATGCTAAGTTAATCCTCAGAGGTGAGCTCTCGCTGAAAAGCTGTGGAGTGAAGCACGAAACTGAAATAAACTTTTTCAAGAAAGAAGACTATCTTAAGTATAAAGAGAATCCAGTTCTTATTTGGTAG